The following proteins come from a genomic window of Musa acuminata AAA Group cultivar baxijiao chromosome BXJ1-7, Cavendish_Baxijiao_AAA, whole genome shotgun sequence:
- the LOC103990468 gene encoding glucan endo-1,3-beta-glucosidase 8: MSQTCLLCVALLVVAMATGGGAVGVNWGKMATHRLPPKKVVKMLVENGFDKVKLFDADSDMLEALTGTDIEVMVGIPNYMLEEVSIDQQRAADWVDENVTSWRYTGGVNIKYVAVGNEPLLRAYGGNYSRPTLRALKKIQKALDDSGLGSHVKATVPFNADIYTSPGPHPVPSAGHFQPETRETVLKILAVLSENNAPFVVNIHPFLSAYGDKYFPVDFAFFGVAKTRVSDGEAVYTNVLDASFDTLVWSLRKAGYPDMPIIIGEIGWPTDGDKNANVKMAKEFNRGLLRHVTGGKGTPARNGSMEVYLFSLMDEDDKSIAPGPFERHWGIFEFDGKPKYGLDLSGHGGDTNLVSVKGVDYLPRRWCILDPAATDLTDLNDSVNYACSFSDCTSMGYGSSCNHLDLHGNASYAFNMYYQVKNQEAGACVFSDLAVVIDRDPSDDKCRFPVMIASGSLAAAQGKTIDLVVAVMGGMATLLFLLMREARVA; encoded by the exons ATGAGCCAGACTTGTCTTCTTTGCGTCGCCCTGTTGGTGGTTGCCATGGCCACCGGGGGTGGGGCAGTGGGCGTAAATTGGGGGAAGATGGCGACGCACCGGCTGCCGCCCAAGAAGGTGGTGAAGATGCTGGTGGAGAACGGGTTCGACAAGGTGAAGCTGTTCGACGCGGACTCCGACATGCTCGAAGCTCTGACGGGGACCGACATCGAGGTTATGGTCGGCATACCCAACTACATGCTGGAGGAGGTGAGCATTGATCAACAGCGAGCCGCCGACTGGGTGGACGAGAACGTCACCTCTTGGAGGTACACCGGTGGCGTCAACATCAA ATATGTTGCGGTGGGTAATGAGCCGTTGTTGCGGGCATATGGAGGCAATTACAGCCGACCCACGTTACGAGCATTGAAGAAGATTCAGAAAGCTCTCGACGACTCAGGGCTGGGAAGCCATGTGAAGGCCACCGTCCCCTTCAATGCCGACATCTACACTTCTCCGGGTCCGCACCCCGTCCCTTCGGCAGGACACTTCCAACCGGAGACACGAGAAACCGTCCTCAAAATCCTCGCCGTCCTCTCCGAAAACAACGCTCCTTTCGTCGTCAACATCCACCCCTTCCTCTCCGCCTACGGCGACAAGTACTTCCCGGTGGACTTCGCCTTCTTCGGGGTGGCCAAAACGCGCGTCAGTGACGGCGAAGCAGTCTACACCAACGTGCTCGACGCCAGTTTCGATACCCTGGTCTGGTCCTTGAGGAAAGCAGGGTATCCCGATATGCCCATCATCATCGGCGAGATTGGCTGGCCAACTGACGGCGACAAGAACGCCAACGTGAAGATGGCCAAAGAGTTCAACCGAGGGCTGCTCCGCCATGTCACGGGCGGAAAGGGGACGCCTGCGAGAAACGGGAGCATGGAGGTTTACCTGTTTAGCCTCATGGACGAGGACGACAAGAGCATCGCTCCCGGGCCCTTCGAGAGGCACTGGGGCATCTTCGAGTTCGACGGGAAGCCCAAGTACGGATTGGATTTGTCGGGGCATGGAGGAGACACCAATCTGGTGAGCGTCAAGGGGGTCGATTACCTGCCAAGAAGATGGTGCATTCTCGACCCGGCTGCCACCGACCTCACCGACTTGAATGACAGCGTCAACTACGCCTGCTCTTTCTCGGATTGCACTTCCATGGGGTATGGCTCATCCTGCAACCACTTGGACCTCCATGGGAACGCGTCCTATGCTTTCAACATGTACTACCAGGTGAAGAACCAGGAGGCCGGTGCCTGTGTCTTCTCTGACCTCGCCGTGGTCATCGATCGGGACCCGAGCGACGACAAGTGCCGATTTCCGGTGATGATCGCTTCCGGTTCACTTGCAGCAGCACAGGGGAAGACGATAGACTTGGTGGTGGCTGTGATGGGAGGGATGGCGACATTGCTGTTCTTGCTGATGAGAGAGGCACGAGTGGCTTAG
- the LOC135678381 gene encoding chaperone protein dnaJ 6-like isoform X1: MGRKKRSRVSGQGSEGNAEGEGGRGGEEETSGAGESSTPRDMSLYEILGVERTVSQQEIKKAYYKLALRLHPDKNPGDEEAKEKFQQLQKVISILGDEEKRAVYDETGYAGDDALVGEAAENLQEFFRTMYKRVTEADIEEFEANYRGSDSEKKDLKDLYEKFKGNMNRLFCSMLCSDPKLDSHRYKDIIDEAIAEGELKTSRTYQKWAKKVSESEPPTNPVVRRQKKCRTKKQEGADIVAIISQRRSQRKQQFDSILSSIVAKCDARTEPEPTEEEFQKARQRLESKQTKNRKR, encoded by the exons ATGGGGAGAAAAAAGAGATCTAGGGTTTCAGGCCAGGGCAGCGAGGGGAATGCGGAaggagaaggaggaagaggaggagaagaagaaacctCAGGCGCCGGTGAATCCTCCACTCCTAGAGACATGAGCTTGTACGAG ATTTTAGGTGTGGAGAGGACAGTCTCTCAGCAGGAAATTAAGAAGGCCTACTACAAACTGGCCTTGCGTCTTCATCCAGATAAAAATCCTGGTGATGAG GAAGCAAAAGAGAAATTCCAACAGTTGCAAAAAGTTATATCTATTCTTGGGGATGAGGAGAAAAGGGCTGTTTATGATGAAACTGGTTATGCTGGTGATGAT GCTCTGGTTGGGGAAGCTGCTGAAAATCTACAGGAGTTTTTCAGAACGATGTACAAAAGA GTTACGGAGGCTGACATTGAAGAATTTGAAGCTAATTACAGAGGTTCAGATTCTGAAAAAAAGGATTTGAAGGATCTATATGAAAAATTCAAGGGCAATATGAATAG GCTTTTCTGTTCGATGCTTTGTTCTGACCCAAAGCTGGATTCACACCGCTACAAGGATATAATTGATGAGGCAATAGCTGAAG GGGAACTAAAGACAAGCAGAACTTATCAGAAATGGGCCAAGAAAGTTTCCGAAAGTGAACCGCCAACCAATCCGGTGGTCAGAAGGCAGAA aaaatgcAGGACAAAGAAACAAGAAGGAGCAGACATAGTTGCAATCATCTCTCAGCGAAGGAGCCAGAGGAAACAGCAATTCGACTCCATTCTCTCCTCCATTGTTGCTAAATGCGATGCAAGAACTGAACCGGAACCCACTGAAGAAGAGTTTCAGAAGGCACGACAAAGGCTTGAAAGTAAGCAGACAAAAAACCGGAAGCGTTAG
- the LOC135678383 gene encoding transcription factor bHLH48-like produces the protein MGSAGSYGVGTGNSGAYMTEIAEPIRFEEEIRSLIQARFDAQPVSGGSFTALLGLSANQAVGLLHEPGAGEVSASAAASSPTGLGHPLGWSPTFPSNAGLAERAASFPVFAAADSPASSSGGGPSPPLKAEPSDSDSSPPLPVPIDKPRRPAKRKDCEKQKAKGPAKKLKTAEEHTEDDQLPYVHVRARRGQATDSHSLAERARREKINARMKLLQELVPGCSKITGTALVLDEIINHVQSLQRQVEFLSMRLAAVTPRIDFGGLDSFLMAECGPLVASNGRGEVALDPVSWSSDPAPGTGQRTDLRPSQQSSTAWVYPYGLINHGTSLFGYGAANSVPLNSNQSKTDL, from the exons ATGGGATCGGCTGGGAGCTATGGCGTGGGAACGGGGAATTCCGGCGCCTACATGACGGAAATCGCGGAGCCCATCCGGTTCGAGGAGGAGATTCGAAGTCTGATCCAAGCCAGGTTCGATGCCCAACCGGTGTCCGGCGGCTCCTTCACCGCGCTCCTCGGCCTATCGGCTAACCAGGCCGTGGGCCTCCTTCATGAGCCCGGCGCCGGCGAGGTTTCCGCCTCCGCCGCGGCCTCCTCCCCCACTGGCCTCGGGCATCCGCTCGGCTGGTCTCCCACCTTCCCCTCCAACGCCGGCCTTGCGGAGCGGGCCGCAAGCTTCCCCGTCTTCGCCGCCGCGGACTCCCCGGCGTCGAGCTCTGGCGGAGGGCCCTCGCCGCCGCTCAAGGCGGAGCCCTCGGACTCCGATTCCTCGCCTCCCCTCCCGGTCCCCATCGATAAGCCGCGGCGGCCGGCAAAGAGGAAGGACTGCGAGAAGCAAAAG GCAAAGGGCCCCGCGAAGAAGCTGAAGACCGCGGAGGAGCACACTGAGGATGACCAGCTCCCTTACGTTCACGTCCGCGCTCGCCGAGGACAAGCCACCGATAGCCACAGCTTAGCGGAGAGG GCGCGAAGGGAAAAGATCAATGCGCGGATGAAGCTTCTCCAGGAACTGGTTCCCGGATGCAGCAAG ATTACAGGAACAGCCTTGGTGCTTGACGAAATCATCAACCACGTACAGTCGCTCCAAAGGCAAGTTGAG TTCCTGTCGATGAGACTGGCGGCGGTCACCCCGAGGATCGACTTCGGCGGTCTCGACAGCTTTTTAATGGCGGAG TGTGGACCGCTGGTGGCATCCAATGGAAGGGGCGAAGTGGCTTTGGATCCTGTGTCGTGGTCGTCGGACCCGGCTCCGGGTACCGGACAACGAACGGATCTCCGGCCAAGCCAGCAATCATCTACGGCGTGGGTCTACCCGTATGGTCTCATCAACCATGGGACTTCGCTCTTTGGTTATGGCGCTGCCAATTCCG TGCCACTGAACTCGAACCAATCGAAGACGGATCTCTGA
- the LOC103990472 gene encoding zinc finger A20 and AN1 domain-containing stress-associated protein 8 isoform X1 — translation MLWTSFHVFLLSYFSFSARYCSFGISNKKERRELRSKVATFLTGELAMEHDETGCRAPEGPILCINNCGFFGSAATMNMCSKCHKDMILKQEQAKLAASSIDSLVNGSGSGSGKEPVVSGNAHVAVGSVESKVISAQPPDVLGSSEAGEAKAKEGPNRCSTCRKRVGLTGFSCRCGNLFCAAHRYSDKHDCQFDYRKAAQAAIAKANPIVKAEKLDKI, via the exons ATGCTATGGACTTCTTTCCATGTTTTCCTTTTGTCATATTTTTCCTTCTCTGCTAGATATTGCTCTTTTGGTATCTCAAACAAGAAAGAAAGGCGTGAGCTTAGGAGCAAAGTTGCTACTTTTCTCACCG GGGAGTTAGCAATGGAGCACGATGAGACTGGATGCCGAGCCCCTGAAGGACCGATCCTTTGCATCAACAACTGCGGCTTCTTCGGAAGTGCTGCGACCATGAACATGTGCTCCAAGTGCCACAAGGACATGATTCTGAAGCAGGAGCAGGCAAAGCTGGCAGCATCCTCGATCGACAGCCTCGTGAAtggcagtggcagcggtagcggaaAGGAACCTGTTGTATCTGGCAATGCCCATGTAGCTGTTGGCTCTGTGGAGTCGAAGGTGATTTCGGCACAGCCACCTGATGTGCTTGGCTCGAGCGAGGCTGGAGAAGCAAAGGCGAAGGAGGGTCCAAACAGGTGCAGCACTTGCAGGAAACGGGTTGGTCTGACCGGCTTTAGTTGTCGGTGTGGGAACCTTTTCTGTGCCGCACACCGCTACTCGGATAAGCATGACTGCCAATTCGATTACCGAAAGGCAGCGCAGGCTGCGATTGCCAAAGCAAACCCTATTGTTAAGGCTGAAAAACTTGATAAGATCTAA
- the LOC135678381 gene encoding chaperone protein dnaJ 6-like isoform X2 produces the protein MGRKKRSRVSGQGSEGNAEGEGGRGGEEETSGAGESSTPRDMSLYEILGVERTVSQQEIKKAYYKLALRLHPDKNPGDEEAKEKFQQLQKVISILGDEEKRAVYDETGYAGDDALVGEAAENLQEFFRTMYKRVTEADIEEFEANYRGSDSEKKDLKDLYEKFKGNMNRLFCSMLCSDPKLDSHRYKDIIDEAIAEGELKTSRTYQKWAKKVSESEPPTNPVVRRQKTKKQEGADIVAIISQRRSQRKQQFDSILSSIVAKCDARTEPEPTEEEFQKARQRLESKQTKNRKR, from the exons ATGGGGAGAAAAAAGAGATCTAGGGTTTCAGGCCAGGGCAGCGAGGGGAATGCGGAaggagaaggaggaagaggaggagaagaagaaacctCAGGCGCCGGTGAATCCTCCACTCCTAGAGACATGAGCTTGTACGAG ATTTTAGGTGTGGAGAGGACAGTCTCTCAGCAGGAAATTAAGAAGGCCTACTACAAACTGGCCTTGCGTCTTCATCCAGATAAAAATCCTGGTGATGAG GAAGCAAAAGAGAAATTCCAACAGTTGCAAAAAGTTATATCTATTCTTGGGGATGAGGAGAAAAGGGCTGTTTATGATGAAACTGGTTATGCTGGTGATGAT GCTCTGGTTGGGGAAGCTGCTGAAAATCTACAGGAGTTTTTCAGAACGATGTACAAAAGA GTTACGGAGGCTGACATTGAAGAATTTGAAGCTAATTACAGAGGTTCAGATTCTGAAAAAAAGGATTTGAAGGATCTATATGAAAAATTCAAGGGCAATATGAATAG GCTTTTCTGTTCGATGCTTTGTTCTGACCCAAAGCTGGATTCACACCGCTACAAGGATATAATTGATGAGGCAATAGCTGAAG GGGAACTAAAGACAAGCAGAACTTATCAGAAATGGGCCAAGAAAGTTTCCGAAAGTGAACCGCCAACCAATCCGGTGGTCAGAAGGCAGAA GACAAAGAAACAAGAAGGAGCAGACATAGTTGCAATCATCTCTCAGCGAAGGAGCCAGAGGAAACAGCAATTCGACTCCATTCTCTCCTCCATTGTTGCTAAATGCGATGCAAGAACTGAACCGGAACCCACTGAAGAAGAGTTTCAGAAGGCACGACAAAGGCTTGAAAGTAAGCAGACAAAAAACCGGAAGCGTTAG
- the LOC103990472 gene encoding zinc finger A20 and AN1 domain-containing stress-associated protein 8 isoform X2 — protein MEHDETGCRAPEGPILCINNCGFFGSAATMNMCSKCHKDMILKQEQAKLAASSIDSLVNGSGSGSGKEPVVSGNAHVAVGSVESKVISAQPPDVLGSSEAGEAKAKEGPNRCSTCRKRVGLTGFSCRCGNLFCAAHRYSDKHDCQFDYRKAAQAAIAKANPIVKAEKLDKI, from the coding sequence ATGGAGCACGATGAGACTGGATGCCGAGCCCCTGAAGGACCGATCCTTTGCATCAACAACTGCGGCTTCTTCGGAAGTGCTGCGACCATGAACATGTGCTCCAAGTGCCACAAGGACATGATTCTGAAGCAGGAGCAGGCAAAGCTGGCAGCATCCTCGATCGACAGCCTCGTGAAtggcagtggcagcggtagcggaaAGGAACCTGTTGTATCTGGCAATGCCCATGTAGCTGTTGGCTCTGTGGAGTCGAAGGTGATTTCGGCACAGCCACCTGATGTGCTTGGCTCGAGCGAGGCTGGAGAAGCAAAGGCGAAGGAGGGTCCAAACAGGTGCAGCACTTGCAGGAAACGGGTTGGTCTGACCGGCTTTAGTTGTCGGTGTGGGAACCTTTTCTGTGCCGCACACCGCTACTCGGATAAGCATGACTGCCAATTCGATTACCGAAAGGCAGCGCAGGCTGCGATTGCCAAAGCAAACCCTATTGTTAAGGCTGAAAAACTTGATAAGATCTAA
- the LOC103991074 gene encoding zinc transporter ZTP29, which translates to MDAQVLVALALSLVGGLSTSIGGLLVILSNAPNLKMIGSLQGFAAGLMMSMSFFDLAHNAMNSLGFFRGNIWFFVGVLFFASVVNFIPEPSVPGTCKEDGDGSVKDMIRKHHRQVLFSGIVTAVVAGITVHNFPEGMAVFIGTTKGLRIGITFALAIALHNIPEGVAVALPVYYATESKWQAFKLAALSGFAEPLGVIIIAYLFPRNLNPEILEGLLGSVAGVMAFLTLHEMLPIAFDYAGHKQAVQALFLGMAFMSVSLYFLDISLPKEMRL; encoded by the exons ATGGACGCGCAAGTGCTCGTCGCCCTCGCGCTCTCGCTGGTAGGCGGATTGAGCACCTCGATTG GTGGGCTTTTGGTGATTCTTAGTAATGCTCCCAATCTTAAGATGATCGGGAGCTTACAG GGTTTTGCTGCCGGActtatgatgagcatgtctttttTCGATTTGGCACATAATGCTATGAATTCCCTTGGTTTCTTTAGAGGCAACATCTGG TTCTTTGTAGGTGTTTTGTTCTTTGCTTCTGTCGTCAATTTCATCCCAGAACCAAGTGTTCCAGGAACTTGTAAG GAAGATGGTGATGGAtcagttaaggacatgatcaggaAGCACCACCGCCAAGTCTTATTTAGTGGAATAGTTACTGCAGTTG TTGCAGGAATTACTGTGCATAACTTTCCTGAAGGAATGGCTGTTTTTATTGGAACAACCAAG GGACTTCGAATTGGCATTACATTCGCACTGGCTATTGCTCTTCACAATATTCCTGAG GGTGTTGCTGTTGCTCTTCCTGTCTATTATGCCACGGAAAG CAAATGGCAGGCTTTCAAATTGGCAGCACTTTCAGGTTTTGCTGAACCACTAGGTGTGATAATCATAG CTTATCTTTTCCCAAGAAATCTAAATCCTGAAATTCTTGAAGGGTTGCTTGGATCAG TGGCTGGCGTGATGGCTTTTCTCACATTGCATGAAATGCTACCTATAGCATTTGACTATGCAGGTCATAAACAAGCTGTTCAAGCACTTTTTCTTGGCATGGCTTTTATGTCTGTGAG ttTGTATTTCTTAGACATCAGCCTCCCAAAGGAGATGAGATTGTAG